In Malania oleifera isolate guangnan ecotype guangnan chromosome 8, ASM2987363v1, whole genome shotgun sequence, a single window of DNA contains:
- the LOC131162674 gene encoding uncharacterized protein LOC131162674: MAVQPLRAIGGGGRYEIKEETDIQARMTALARRVEVMELEKVKAVKSVEQQQPVHNVSGDSIETAKAIITLRSGKEVPRPELSTKSQTVALTPKVTVESDEAQEKPEEVRPELKKSVDVEAETSKEYRLVVPYPQRLVAGQKNKYHTEIQVIFKQVKINIPLLVAIQQVPSYAKFLKDLCTVKRKLNVKKKAFFTKQVSALILSETPQKLRDPGSPTISIMIGESLIRRALLDLGSSVNLLPFSIYEQLGLGELKKTSIVLHLVDRSKKQPISTISQAPVILGRPFLATSNALINCRSGVLKLTFRNMTLEMNVFNACKMPSGCDDSEVRAIDVIDDFDISKLLLVFGSDCAFENDSLEQPNVFDEKG, encoded by the exons ATGGCAGTGCAACCTCTCagggcaattggtggtggaggtagataTGAGATAAAAGAGGAAACTGATATCCAGGCTCGTATGACTGCATTAGCTAggagggtagaggttatggagttagagaaGGTGAAAGCAGTGAAATCAGTTGAG CAACAACAGCCAGTgcataatgtttcaggggattctaTTGAGACAGCAAAGGCCatcattactttgagaagtgggaagGAAGTCCCCCGACCCGAGTTATCTACTAAGAGTCAAACAGTTGCCTTGACACCGAAAGTTACAGTGGAGTCAGACGAGGCCCAAGAGAAACCAGAGGAAGTACgtccagaattgaagaagtcagttgaTGTGGAGGctgagactagtaaggagtaccgaCTTGTGGTACCCTATCCCCAAAGGTTGGTAGCTGGTCAAAAGAACAAATATCATACTGAGATTCAGGTGATCTTCAAGCAGGTGAAAATCAATATCCCACTTCTGGTTGCCATTCAGCAGGTTCCTTCATATGCTAAATTTTTAAAGGACTTGTGCacagtgaagaggaaattgaatgtAAAGAAGAAGGCTTTCTTTACAAAGCAggttagtgcattgatattgagtgaaaCTCCTCAGAAACTCAGAGATCCTGGTTCTCCCACCATCTCTATTATGATCGGTGAATCTCTCATtaggagagctctacttgatttggggagtagtgtaaACTTGCTACCATTCTCGATATATGAGCAGTTGGGGTTAGGTGAGCTAAAGAAGACCTCTATTGTTCTACACTTGGTTGATAGATCAAAGAAG CAACCTATCTCTACCATTTCCCAGGCACCTGTCATACTTGGACGCccattccttgctacctccaatgcATTAATCAATTGCCGAAGTGGAGTGCTGAAGCTCACATTTaggaatatgacattggagatgaacgtgttcaatgcttGCAAGATGCCTAGTGGTTGTGATGACTCTGAGGTACGTGCAATTGAtgtgatagatgattttgatatttcaaagttGTTATTAGTGTTTGGTTCTGACTGTGCATTTGAGAATGATTCTCTCGAGCAACCTAATGTTTTTGATGAGAAGGGGTAG